The Hemicordylus capensis ecotype Gifberg chromosome 6, rHemCap1.1.pri, whole genome shotgun sequence genome window below encodes:
- the LOC128329156 gene encoding keratin, type I cytoskeletal 12-like isoform X3, whose amino-acid sequence MALSIRASAGPRQFSSRSGYGGGSVRLSSTSSTGSFGGGFGGGSLLSFGGGGGYGGGLGSGYGGGLGSGFGGGLGSGFGGGLGSGFGGGLGGGFGGGGFGGGGFGGGSGGGEGSLLAGTEKETMQNLNDRLAAYLDKVRSLEEANTELERKIREWYEKNGPGAGGPGAGGDYSKYYPVIEDLRNKIIHATIENARIVLQIDNARLAADDFRLKFENEVALRQSVEADINGLRRVLDELTLTRADLEMQIESLNEELAYLKKNHEEELQGFQSNATGQVSVEMDAAPGVDLTKLLNDMRAQYEAIAEQHRKEAEAWFNEKSGELKREISSNTEQLQSGKSEITDLRRTLQSLEIELQSQFAMKKSLEDTLAETEAGYCAQLSQMQLQIGNLESQLFQVRADMERQNAEYQLLLDIKTRLEMEIETYRRLLDGEMGYFSCLDPSKTRKIKTIVEEVVDGKVVSSQVKEVEEKV is encoded by the exons ATGGCTCTCTCCATCCGAGCATCTGCAGGACCCCGACAATTCTCTTCCAGGAGTGGATATGGTGGAGGTTCTGTTAGACTGTCTAGCACCAGCAGTACAGGAAGTTTTGGAGGAGGATTTGGTGGTGGGTCTCTTCTcagctttggtggtggtggtggatatgGTGGAGGATTAGGTAGTGGTTATGGTGGAGGACTGGGCAGTGGATTTGGTGGAGGTTTAGGAAGTGGCTTTGGTGGAGGGCTAGGAAGTGGCTTTGGTGGAGGATTAGGGGGTGGCTTTGGTGGAGGTGGCTTTGGTGGAGGTGGCTTTGGTGGAGGTTCTGGTGGTGGCGAGGGCAGCCTCTTAGCAGGCACTGAAAAGGAAACTATGCAAAATCTGAATGATCGCCTGGCTGCCTACTTGGACAAGGTGAGATCTCTGGaggaagccaatactgagctggaaCGCAAGATCCGTGAATGGTATGAGAAAAATGGACCAGGTGCTGGTGGCCCGGGGGCCGGCGGAGATTACAGTAAATATTATCCAGTAATTGAAGATCTCAGGAACAAG ATCATCCATGCAACTATTGAGAATGCCCGGATTGTTCTTCAGATTGACAATGCGAGGCTGGCAGCTGATGATTTCAGGCTGAA ATTTGAGAATGAAGTGGCTCTTCGCCAGAGTGTTGAGGCTGACATTAATGGCCTGCGCAGAGTCCTGGATGAGCTGACCTTGACTAGAGCTGACCTGGAGATGCAGATTGAAAGTCTGAATGAGGAACTGGCATACCTCAAGAAGAACCATGAGGAA GAGCtccaaggtttccaaagcaatgCCACTGGTCAAGTCAGTGTGGAAATGGATGCTGCTCCAGGGGTTGATTTGACCAAACTTCTGAACGATATGAGAGCACAGTATGAGGCAATTGCTGAACAACATCGGAAGGAAGCTGAAGCCTGGTTCAATGAAAAG AGTGGAGAACTGAAAAGAGAAATATCTTCCAATACTGAACAGCTTCAGTCGGGAAAGAGTGAAATTACAGACCTGAGACGCACTTTACAAAGCCTGGAAATAGAGCTACAATCTCAGTTTGCTATG AAAAAATCCCTTGAAGACACTCTAGCAGAAACAGAAGCAGGATACTGTGCCCAGCTTTCGCAAATGCAGCTTCAGATCGGAAACCTGGAAAGCCAGCTTTTCCAGGTCCGTGCAGACATGGAGCGACAAAATGCAGAATACCAGCTCCTCCTGGATATCAAGACCCGTCTGGAAATGGAGATTGAAACTTACCGCCGACTACTAGATGGTGAAATGGGGTA TTTTTCCTGTTTAGATCCAAGCAAAACCAGAAAGATCAAGACAATTGTTGAAGAGGTGGTGGATGGCAAAGTAGTTTCATCCCAAGTTAAGGAAGTTGAAGAGAAAGTCTAA
- the LOC128329156 gene encoding keratin, type I cytoskeletal 12-like isoform X1, producing the protein MALSIRASAGPRQFSSRSGYGGGSVRLSSTSSTGSFGGGFGGGSLLSFGGGGGYGGGLGSGYGGGLGSGFGGGLGSGFGGGLGSGFGGGLGGGFGGGGFGGGGFGGGSGGGEGSLLAGTEKETMQNLNDRLAAYLDKVRSLEEANTELERKIREWYEKNGPGAGGPGAGGDYSKYYPVIEDLRNKIIHATIENARIVLQIDNARLAADDFRLKFENEVALRQSVEADINGLRRVLDELTLTRADLEMQIESLNEELAYLKKNHEEELQGFQSNATGQVSVEMDAAPGVDLTKLLNDMRAQYEAIAEQHRKEAEAWFNEKSGELKREISSNTEQLQSGKSEITDLRRTLQSLEIELQSQFAMKKSLEDTLAETEAGYCAQLSQMQLQIGNLESQLFQVRADMERQNAEYQLLLDIKTRLEMEIETYRRLLDGEMGQLCSLISLQSLCSSFESASVATNPSKTRKIKTIVEEVVDGKVVSSQVKEVEEKV; encoded by the exons ATGGCTCTCTCCATCCGAGCATCTGCAGGACCCCGACAATTCTCTTCCAGGAGTGGATATGGTGGAGGTTCTGTTAGACTGTCTAGCACCAGCAGTACAGGAAGTTTTGGAGGAGGATTTGGTGGTGGGTCTCTTCTcagctttggtggtggtggtggatatgGTGGAGGATTAGGTAGTGGTTATGGTGGAGGACTGGGCAGTGGATTTGGTGGAGGTTTAGGAAGTGGCTTTGGTGGAGGGCTAGGAAGTGGCTTTGGTGGAGGATTAGGGGGTGGCTTTGGTGGAGGTGGCTTTGGTGGAGGTGGCTTTGGTGGAGGTTCTGGTGGTGGCGAGGGCAGCCTCTTAGCAGGCACTGAAAAGGAAACTATGCAAAATCTGAATGATCGCCTGGCTGCCTACTTGGACAAGGTGAGATCTCTGGaggaagccaatactgagctggaaCGCAAGATCCGTGAATGGTATGAGAAAAATGGACCAGGTGCTGGTGGCCCGGGGGCCGGCGGAGATTACAGTAAATATTATCCAGTAATTGAAGATCTCAGGAACAAG ATCATCCATGCAACTATTGAGAATGCCCGGATTGTTCTTCAGATTGACAATGCGAGGCTGGCAGCTGATGATTTCAGGCTGAA ATTTGAGAATGAAGTGGCTCTTCGCCAGAGTGTTGAGGCTGACATTAATGGCCTGCGCAGAGTCCTGGATGAGCTGACCTTGACTAGAGCTGACCTGGAGATGCAGATTGAAAGTCTGAATGAGGAACTGGCATACCTCAAGAAGAACCATGAGGAA GAGCtccaaggtttccaaagcaatgCCACTGGTCAAGTCAGTGTGGAAATGGATGCTGCTCCAGGGGTTGATTTGACCAAACTTCTGAACGATATGAGAGCACAGTATGAGGCAATTGCTGAACAACATCGGAAGGAAGCTGAAGCCTGGTTCAATGAAAAG AGTGGAGAACTGAAAAGAGAAATATCTTCCAATACTGAACAGCTTCAGTCGGGAAAGAGTGAAATTACAGACCTGAGACGCACTTTACAAAGCCTGGAAATAGAGCTACAATCTCAGTTTGCTATG AAAAAATCCCTTGAAGACACTCTAGCAGAAACAGAAGCAGGATACTGTGCCCAGCTTTCGCAAATGCAGCTTCAGATCGGAAACCTGGAAAGCCAGCTTTTCCAGGTCCGTGCAGACATGGAGCGACAAAATGCAGAATACCAGCTCCTCCTGGATATCAAGACCCGTCTGGAAATGGAGATTGAAACTTACCGCCGACTACTAGATGGTGAAATGGG GCAATTGTGTAGTCTAATATCTCTACAATCTCTTTGCAGCTCATTTGAAAGTGCTTCAGTGGCAACAA ATCCAAGCAAAACCAGAAAGATCAAGACAATTGTTGAAGAGGTGGTGGATGGCAAAGTAGTTTCATCCCAAGTTAAGGAAGTTGAAGAGAAAGTCTAA
- the LOC128329156 gene encoding keratin, type I cytoskeletal 12-like isoform X2, which yields MALSIRASAGPRQFSSRSGYGGGSVRLSSTSSTGSFGGGFGGGSLLSFGGGGGYGGGLGSGYGGGLGSGFGGGLGSGFGGGLGSGFGGGLGGGFGGGGFGGGGFGGGSGGGEGSLLAGTEKETMQNLNDRLAAYLDKVRSLEEANTELERKIREWYEKNGPGAGGPGAGGDYSKYYPVIEDLRNKIIHATIENARIVLQIDNARLAADDFRLKFENEVALRQSVEADINGLRRVLDELTLTRADLEMQIESLNEELAYLKKNHEEELQGFQSNATGQVSVEMDAAPGVDLTKLLNDMRAQYEAIAEQHRKEAEAWFNEKSGELKREISSNTEQLQSGKSEITDLRRTLQSLEIELQSQFAMKKSLEDTLAETEAGYCAQLSQMQLQIGNLESQLFQVRADMERQNAEYQLLLDIKTRLEMEIETYRRLLDGEMGSFESASVATSIKSVDSTPDPSKTRKIKTIVEEVVDGKVVSSQVKEVEEKV from the exons ATGGCTCTCTCCATCCGAGCATCTGCAGGACCCCGACAATTCTCTTCCAGGAGTGGATATGGTGGAGGTTCTGTTAGACTGTCTAGCACCAGCAGTACAGGAAGTTTTGGAGGAGGATTTGGTGGTGGGTCTCTTCTcagctttggtggtggtggtggatatgGTGGAGGATTAGGTAGTGGTTATGGTGGAGGACTGGGCAGTGGATTTGGTGGAGGTTTAGGAAGTGGCTTTGGTGGAGGGCTAGGAAGTGGCTTTGGTGGAGGATTAGGGGGTGGCTTTGGTGGAGGTGGCTTTGGTGGAGGTGGCTTTGGTGGAGGTTCTGGTGGTGGCGAGGGCAGCCTCTTAGCAGGCACTGAAAAGGAAACTATGCAAAATCTGAATGATCGCCTGGCTGCCTACTTGGACAAGGTGAGATCTCTGGaggaagccaatactgagctggaaCGCAAGATCCGTGAATGGTATGAGAAAAATGGACCAGGTGCTGGTGGCCCGGGGGCCGGCGGAGATTACAGTAAATATTATCCAGTAATTGAAGATCTCAGGAACAAG ATCATCCATGCAACTATTGAGAATGCCCGGATTGTTCTTCAGATTGACAATGCGAGGCTGGCAGCTGATGATTTCAGGCTGAA ATTTGAGAATGAAGTGGCTCTTCGCCAGAGTGTTGAGGCTGACATTAATGGCCTGCGCAGAGTCCTGGATGAGCTGACCTTGACTAGAGCTGACCTGGAGATGCAGATTGAAAGTCTGAATGAGGAACTGGCATACCTCAAGAAGAACCATGAGGAA GAGCtccaaggtttccaaagcaatgCCACTGGTCAAGTCAGTGTGGAAATGGATGCTGCTCCAGGGGTTGATTTGACCAAACTTCTGAACGATATGAGAGCACAGTATGAGGCAATTGCTGAACAACATCGGAAGGAAGCTGAAGCCTGGTTCAATGAAAAG AGTGGAGAACTGAAAAGAGAAATATCTTCCAATACTGAACAGCTTCAGTCGGGAAAGAGTGAAATTACAGACCTGAGACGCACTTTACAAAGCCTGGAAATAGAGCTACAATCTCAGTTTGCTATG AAAAAATCCCTTGAAGACACTCTAGCAGAAACAGAAGCAGGATACTGTGCCCAGCTTTCGCAAATGCAGCTTCAGATCGGAAACCTGGAAAGCCAGCTTTTCCAGGTCCGTGCAGACATGGAGCGACAAAATGCAGAATACCAGCTCCTCCTGGATATCAAGACCCGTCTGGAAATGGAGATTGAAACTTACCGCCGACTACTAGATGGTGAAATGGG CTCATTTGAAAGTGCTTCAGTGGCAACAAGTATCAAATCAGTGGATTCCACTCCTG ATCCAAGCAAAACCAGAAAGATCAAGACAATTGTTGAAGAGGTGGTGGATGGCAAAGTAGTTTCATCCCAAGTTAAGGAAGTTGAAGAGAAAGTCTAA